From Gammaproteobacteria bacterium, one genomic window encodes:
- the ilvD gene encoding dihydroxy-acid dehydratase → MRSDAIKKGNARAPARAMLRATGLTDSDMGKPMIAVVNTWSEVTPCNMHLRELAEPLKQGIRDAGGIPVEFGSIVVSDGISMGTEGMRASLISREVVADSIELAVRGHSLDGVVALVGCDKTIPAGAMALARLNIPGLVAYGGSIMQGKHQKKTDNNGVTEIAITIQDVFEAVGSRAVGKITQDELEQIEKSACPGAGACGGQFTANTMAMALTTLGLSPMGLNDIPAVHPDKNAAMYSAGKLAVERVNNPILPSELITIDALRNAAKVITTTAGSTNGILHLLAIAREAGVEFNIDEFDDIARATPVITDLKPVGKYMAPDLYDAGGTPLVVKRLAEAGLITDAQTVTGTSLLGHCENSSETGGQQVVYPVDAPVKSRGGFGILYGDLAPEGCVAKLAGPERLKHIGPARVFENEEDSFEAVQNKQIKAGDVIIIRNEGPAGGPGMREMLAVTAAIIGQDLGDKVALITDGRFSGASHGFVIGHVAPEAARGGPIGLVQDGDIITIDIDARVINVEADLEARRANWSPAKPKYTQGAIAKYAKLASSASLGASTSFPD, encoded by the coding sequence GTGAGAAGTGACGCAATAAAAAAAGGCAATGCCAGGGCGCCTGCACGGGCCATGTTACGCGCCACCGGATTAACCGACAGCGATATGGGCAAGCCCATGATCGCCGTGGTCAATACCTGGTCGGAAGTAACCCCGTGCAATATGCATTTACGCGAATTGGCCGAGCCCCTTAAACAAGGTATTCGAGATGCTGGCGGCATTCCGGTCGAGTTCGGGAGTATCGTGGTCTCGGACGGTATTTCCATGGGAACCGAAGGCATGCGTGCCTCCCTGATCTCACGCGAAGTCGTTGCCGATTCCATTGAGCTTGCCGTGCGCGGTCATTCACTGGATGGGGTTGTTGCACTGGTGGGTTGTGATAAAACCATACCCGCCGGCGCCATGGCTCTGGCGAGACTGAATATTCCCGGTCTGGTGGCTTACGGCGGTTCGATCATGCAGGGCAAGCATCAGAAAAAAACCGATAACAACGGTGTAACCGAGATCGCTATCACCATTCAGGACGTGTTTGAAGCCGTGGGTTCACGTGCTGTGGGCAAGATCACCCAAGACGAGTTGGAACAGATTGAAAAATCTGCATGTCCGGGCGCCGGTGCCTGTGGCGGTCAGTTCACCGCGAATACCATGGCCATGGCCTTAACGACATTAGGCTTATCGCCAATGGGATTGAATGACATCCCGGCCGTGCATCCCGATAAGAATGCGGCCATGTATTCAGCCGGCAAACTGGCGGTTGAACGCGTCAATAACCCGATTTTGCCATCAGAGCTCATCACCATTGACGCTTTACGTAACGCGGCCAAGGTCATCACCACGACAGCGGGTTCCACCAACGGTATTTTGCATTTATTGGCGATCGCTCGCGAAGCGGGGGTGGAATTCAATATCGATGAGTTTGATGACATCGCACGTGCAACCCCGGTGATCACTGATCTTAAACCGGTCGGTAAATATATGGCCCCGGACTTGTACGATGCCGGCGGCACGCCCTTGGTAGTCAAGCGTTTGGCAGAAGCCGGCCTGATAACGGACGCACAAACGGTTACCGGAACCAGTTTACTGGGCCATTGTGAGAACTCATCTGAAACCGGAGGCCAACAAGTGGTTTACCCGGTCGATGCACCCGTCAAGTCACGTGGTGGCTTTGGCATTTTGTACGGCGATCTGGCCCCCGAAGGATGTGTGGCCAAACTCGCAGGTCCCGAGCGTTTAAAGCACATCGGTCCGGCCAGAGTTTTTGAGAATGAAGAAGATTCATTTGAAGCGGTGCAAAATAAACAGATCAAAGCCGGTGATGTGATCATCATTCGTAACGAAGGTCCGGCCGGCGGCCCGGGTATGCGTGAAATGCTTGCGGTAACAGCGGCCATTATTGGTCAGGACCTGGGCGACAAGGTTGCATTAATTACAGACGGTCGTTTCAGTGGCGCATCACATGGGTTTGTGATTGGGCACGTTGCACCTGAAGCTGCACGTGGCGGCCCTATCGGTTTGGTGCAAGATGGTGACATCATCACCATCGATATAGATGCCCGCGTGATCAATGTGGAGGCCGATCTCGAAGCGCGTCGTGCAAACTGGTCTCCGGCCAAACCCAAATATACACAAGGTGCAATTGCAAAATACGCCAAACTCGCCAGTAGTGCGTCCTTGGGTGCAAGCACTTCATTTCCGGATTAA
- a CDS encoding acetolactate synthase 2 catalytic subunit, with the protein MPTSHAIQSQAIKPENESVNGAVSLVRALEAQGVEYVFGYPGGAIMPVYDALYDSSLKHILCRHEQGCALAADGYARVTGKVGVCMATSGPGATNLITGIANAYMDSVPLLAITGQVPTSVMGTDAFQEVDIFSMTMAVVKHSYIVRHSDDIPAVVAEAIELAQSGRPGPVLIDIPKDVAAGNISGKRHIPAEPPSDIANSTSNNQAALELIRSAEKPLLYIGGGAAIAGVENELRELAQRSGIPAVSTLKGLGVLAPDSEYFLGMLGMHGNQAANKAVQSSDLLIAIGVRFDDRATGKLDEFAPHAKILHIEVDAAEIAKLRAVDVALHGDLNDQLSVLDELEHQAIAAWQRECKKLIQEFSWRYDYPNADIYAPLLLKRLSEKASDDLIISCDVGQHQMWVAQHCAINHPSQHLSSAGLGTMGYGLPAGVGAQFAKPDAPVVVVSGDGSIMMNIQELATLKRYQLPVKILLLDNSALGLVRQWQDLFFEGRRSEVDLSDNPDFCEVFATFGLHTKRISQANEIEEGLDFLLNTNEACLLHVIIDKQANVWPLVPPGKSNDSMMDESY; encoded by the coding sequence ATGCCAACAAGTCACGCAATACAGAGCCAAGCAATCAAACCTGAGAACGAGTCGGTGAATGGCGCCGTGTCTTTGGTTCGCGCCCTGGAAGCACAAGGGGTTGAATATGTGTTTGGCTATCCGGGTGGCGCGATCATGCCGGTTTACGACGCCTTGTATGACAGCAGTTTGAAACATATCTTGTGTCGACACGAGCAAGGTTGTGCATTAGCGGCCGACGGCTATGCCCGCGTGACCGGGAAAGTTGGGGTTTGCATGGCAACCTCGGGCCCTGGTGCGACCAACCTGATCACCGGTATTGCAAACGCCTACATGGATTCCGTTCCTCTACTGGCAATCACCGGCCAAGTGCCCACCTCGGTCATGGGCACTGATGCATTTCAGGAAGTGGATATTTTCAGTATGACCATGGCGGTGGTTAAACACAGTTACATCGTGCGCCACAGTGACGACATTCCTGCGGTGGTGGCCGAAGCCATTGAGCTTGCCCAGTCGGGTCGACCCGGCCCGGTCTTGATCGATATCCCCAAAGATGTAGCAGCCGGAAATATTAGTGGTAAACGCCATATACCGGCCGAGCCGCCATCAGACATTGCCAATTCAACCAGCAATAATCAAGCGGCTCTGGAATTGATCCGGAGTGCCGAAAAACCCTTGCTGTATATCGGTGGTGGAGCTGCCATTGCGGGGGTCGAGAATGAACTACGGGAACTTGCCCAACGCAGTGGCATTCCCGCCGTATCCACATTAAAAGGTTTAGGAGTACTGGCACCCGATTCCGAATATTTCCTGGGTATGCTGGGCATGCACGGAAATCAGGCGGCCAACAAAGCGGTACAAAGCAGTGACCTGTTAATTGCCATCGGGGTGCGCTTCGATGATCGCGCTACCGGTAAACTCGATGAGTTTGCCCCACATGCAAAAATTTTACACATCGAAGTGGACGCGGCCGAGATCGCCAAGTTGCGTGCCGTGGATGTGGCCTTGCACGGTGACCTGAATGATCAATTAAGTGTACTCGACGAACTTGAACATCAAGCCATTGCGGCCTGGCAGCGCGAGTGTAAAAAACTCATTCAGGAATTCTCCTGGCGCTACGATTATCCGAATGCGGATATTTACGCACCCTTGCTGCTCAAACGCTTGAGTGAGAAAGCCTCCGATGACCTGATCATCAGTTGCGATGTTGGCCAACACCAGATGTGGGTGGCCCAACATTGTGCGATCAATCATCCCAGTCAACATTTAAGTAGCGCTGGTTTGGGCACCATGGGTTACGGCTTACCGGCCGGAGTTGGCGCCCAGTTCGCCAAACCGGATGCGCCCGTGGTGGTGGTCAGTGGTGATGGCTCGATCATGATGAATATTCAGGAGTTGGCCACACTTAAGCGTTATCAATTGCCGGTAAAAATCCTCTTACTGGATAATTCGGCTCTGGGTCTGGTGCGTCAATGGCAAGATCTGTTCTTTGAAGGCCGTCGCTCCGAAGTCGACTTGTCGGATAACCCGGATTTTTGTGAAGTATTTGCCACCTTCGGCTTGCACACCAAACGCATCAGTCAGGCCAACGAGATCGAAGAGGGTCTGGACTTTTTGCTCAACACCAACGAAGCGTGTTTATTGCATGTGATCATCGACAAACAAGCGAATGTCTGGCCTTTGGTGCCGCCGGGGAAATCCAATGATTCGATGATGGATGAAAGTTATTAA
- a CDS encoding 2-isopropylmalate synthase — MNTVKIFDTTLRDGEQSPGCSMNIDEKLKIAHALDELGVDIIEAGFPAASPGDFSAVHKVASLGLKSTICGLARSQQGDIESVAKALEPAPNKRLHVFIATSPLHRQYKLQMEKDQILQSIEESVTFARQYFDDIEFSAEDAGRTELDFLAEAFQVAVSAGATTLNIPDTVGYTTPTEFANIFRHIKSTLAGRDDIILSSHCHNDLGLAVANSLAAIEAGARQVECTINGIGERAGNAALEEVVMALKTRKPYYGVDTTINTKRLHPTSRLVSLITGSSVQANKAIVGRNAFAHEAGIHQHGMLKNRNTYEIMQPEDVGIEKTSLVLGKHSGRHAFRERLQSLGISFDENNLNDLFKQFKQLADRKKDITDEDLEFLVLGKQAQSGPWELFSLQVQTTVRHGQQNATAIVEVLHKGKPVLATADGDGPVNAVINAMRKAMNTEIELFDYRIQNISIGDDAQGEVKVSLSIDGQQRNGSGASTDIVEATALAVINCINRECKRQKQNSTELYDDSSEQQIKSAQRAI, encoded by the coding sequence ATGAACACGGTTAAAATATTCGACACAACTTTACGCGACGGCGAACAGTCTCCCGGCTGTTCCATGAATATTGATGAGAAACTGAAAATTGCCCATGCCCTCGACGAACTGGGCGTGGACATTATCGAGGCCGGATTTCCAGCTGCGTCACCCGGTGATTTTTCGGCTGTGCACAAGGTTGCTTCCCTCGGATTGAAGTCTACCATTTGTGGTCTGGCCCGCTCGCAACAAGGTGATATTGAATCCGTGGCAAAAGCCCTGGAGCCTGCACCGAATAAACGCCTGCATGTGTTTATTGCCACCAGTCCATTGCATCGTCAATACAAGCTGCAAATGGAAAAAGACCAGATCTTGCAGAGTATTGAAGAATCGGTCACGTTTGCACGTCAGTATTTTGACGACATCGAGTTTTCCGCCGAAGACGCCGGTCGTACCGAACTGGATTTTTTGGCCGAGGCTTTTCAGGTTGCGGTTTCCGCCGGTGCCACCACCTTGAATATTCCTGACACGGTCGGTTACACCACGCCCACAGAATTCGCGAACATTTTTCGCCACATCAAATCCACCCTAGCTGGGCGTGATGACATTATTCTGAGTTCGCATTGTCACAATGATCTGGGGCTTGCCGTTGCCAACAGCCTGGCTGCGATCGAAGCCGGAGCGCGTCAGGTCGAATGCACCATTAATGGCATTGGCGAACGTGCGGGAAATGCCGCCTTGGAAGAAGTGGTCATGGCTTTAAAAACCCGTAAGCCTTATTACGGGGTAGACACCACGATCAATACCAAACGACTGCACCCGACCTCGCGCCTGGTCAGTCTGATCACCGGCTCCAGTGTGCAGGCCAATAAAGCCATCGTAGGGCGTAATGCCTTTGCGCACGAGGCCGGCATTCATCAACACGGCATGCTCAAGAACCGCAACACCTACGAGATTATGCAACCGGAAGACGTGGGGATTGAGAAAACCTCACTGGTGCTGGGCAAACACAGCGGTCGTCACGCTTTTCGAGAGCGCCTGCAGTCCCTGGGCATCAGTTTTGATGAAAATAATTTGAACGACCTATTTAAACAATTCAAACAACTGGCTGATCGTAAAAAAGACATCACCGATGAGGATCTGGAATTTTTGGTTCTGGGCAAGCAAGCGCAATCCGGTCCCTGGGAATTATTTTCCTTGCAAGTGCAAACCACAGTTCGACATGGCCAGCAAAACGCAACCGCCATTGTCGAAGTCCTGCATAAAGGCAAACCGGTTCTGGCTACAGCGGATGGCGATGGTCCGGTGAATGCCGTGATTAATGCGATGCGTAAAGCGATGAACACCGAGATCGAGCTTTTTGACTATCGTATACAGAACATCAGTATTGGCGATGACGCACAAGGTGAGGTAAAAGTCTCTTTATCAATCGACGGCCAGCAACGCAATGGTTCCGGTGCGAGCACCGACATTGTTGAAGCCACTGCACTGGCGGTTATTAATTGCATCAACCGTGAATGCAAACGCCAGAAACAAAATTCCACGGAGTTATACGATGACTCTAGCGAGCAACAAATTAAATCAGCACAAAGGGCAATATGA
- a CDS encoding branched-chain amino acid transaminase — translation MTMSNKKQIWMNGALIPWDEANVHVMTHAIHYGSSVFEGVRAYDTHKGTAIFRLPEHTRRLFESARVYDLEVGVNEEQMNNICKQVVVANDLNEAYIRPVVFRGNGGLGLYAKPGSPVETVVAAIEWDNFMGAEAREKGIRACVSSWARLAPNTMPSGVKAGGNYLSSQLITREAHRLGFDEGIGLGVDGTLSEGAGENLFIIRDDIIYTPTAGCSILSGITRDTVIKLAGKLGFEVREQGLPREALYTADEIFMTGTAAEITPVRSVDDNEVRCGGRGPMTKALQDAFFGLIDGTTEDEWGWFHLVKDPAETGNVHRLVR, via the coding sequence ATGACCATGAGTAATAAAAAACAAATCTGGATGAACGGTGCACTGATCCCCTGGGATGAGGCCAATGTACATGTCATGACACACGCCATTCATTACGGCTCGTCGGTCTTCGAAGGTGTGCGCGCCTACGATACCCATAAAGGTACCGCGATCTTTCGTTTGCCCGAACACACGCGCCGCTTGTTTGAATCGGCCCGGGTTTATGACCTTGAGGTTGGCGTTAATGAAGAACAAATGAATAACATTTGCAAACAAGTGGTGGTGGCCAATGACCTGAATGAAGCCTACATCCGTCCGGTAGTTTTCCGCGGCAATGGCGGTCTTGGTCTGTACGCCAAGCCTGGCTCGCCGGTGGAAACGGTGGTTGCGGCCATTGAATGGGACAATTTCATGGGCGCGGAAGCGCGTGAAAAAGGCATACGGGCCTGTGTCTCAAGTTGGGCACGTCTGGCCCCCAACACCATGCCATCCGGGGTTAAGGCCGGAGGCAATTATCTCTCCAGTCAATTGATCACCCGTGAAGCGCATCGCCTCGGCTTTGACGAGGGGATAGGCTTGGGCGTTGACGGAACCTTGTCAGAAGGTGCCGGAGAGAATCTGTTCATTATTCGGGACGATATTATTTACACCCCGACCGCGGGTTGTTCCATCCTGAGTGGTATCACGCGTGATACTGTCATCAAACTGGCGGGTAAACTCGGGTTTGAAGTGCGCGAACAAGGCTTGCCACGCGAAGCTTTATACACCGCCGATGAAATATTCATGACGGGTACGGCCGCCGAGATCACGCCGGTACGTTCAGTGGATGATAACGAAGTGCGTTGCGGAGGTCGTGGCCCGATGACCAAGGCCTTACAGGATGCATTCTTTGGTCTTATCGATGGCACAACCGAAGACGAGTGGGGCTGGTTCCATCTGGTTAAGGACCCGGCCGAGACCGGAAATGTACATCGTTTAGTGCGATAA
- the leuC gene encoding 3-isopropylmalate dehydratase large subunit has product MSSTQPKTLYDKVWDAHCVQPETSDFPAILYIDLHLLHEVTSPQAFAELETRGLPVRSVKNCLATIDHSTPTTAPDADGNRDYVTPQAKKQVDTLLANCQKHGIECHAWDSPHRGIVHVIGPEIGATQPGKTIVCGDSHTSTHGAFGALAFGIGTTEVGHVLASQCLLQRKSKSMRITVDGELQDSVSAKDVILHIIASIGVNGGTGYVIEYAGSAIRAMDMEERMTVCNMSIECGARAGMIAPDETTVAYLKGRKHAPQGADWDAAVTAWKSLATDMDAVFDAEVQINASDIQPTITYGTHPGMAFAVNSVIPQSEDASDKSSLEYMRFAQGEQVLGKPIDLVFIGSCTNSRIRDLRVAAKIMSQKKVKVRTLVVAGSELIKQQAEAEGLHEIFLQAGAEWREPGCSMCLGMNGDIGKPGDLVVSTSNRNFIGRQGKDVRTILASPMVAATSAIQGKIADPREQECAA; this is encoded by the coding sequence ATGAGCAGCACTCAGCCAAAAACCTTGTACGACAAAGTGTGGGACGCGCATTGTGTACAGCCGGAGACTTCGGATTTTCCGGCTATTTTATATATTGATCTGCACTTGTTGCATGAAGTTACTTCGCCCCAGGCTTTTGCTGAACTGGAAACGCGTGGCCTGCCGGTGCGTTCGGTGAAAAATTGTTTGGCCACCATCGATCATTCCACCCCAACCACTGCTCCGGATGCTGACGGGAATCGTGATTACGTTACACCCCAGGCTAAAAAGCAAGTTGATACCTTACTCGCCAATTGCCAAAAACACGGGATCGAATGCCATGCCTGGGACAGTCCGCACCGCGGCATTGTGCATGTGATCGGTCCCGAGATCGGCGCTACCCAGCCGGGTAAAACCATCGTGTGCGGCGATTCACACACCAGTACCCATGGCGCCTTTGGGGCCCTGGCCTTTGGCATTGGCACTACGGAAGTCGGGCATGTACTCGCCAGCCAGTGTTTATTGCAACGCAAATCCAAAAGCATGCGCATTACAGTTGATGGTGAACTTCAGGACAGTGTCAGCGCCAAGGATGTGATCTTGCATATCATCGCCAGCATTGGCGTGAATGGTGGCACCGGTTATGTCATCGAATACGCCGGTTCAGCCATACGCGCCATGGACATGGAAGAGCGCATGACCGTGTGTAATATGTCGATCGAATGCGGTGCTCGCGCTGGAATGATCGCGCCGGATGAAACAACTGTTGCCTATTTAAAAGGTCGTAAGCACGCGCCACAAGGCGCCGACTGGGATGCGGCAGTGACTGCGTGGAAATCATTAGCTACAGACATGGATGCAGTTTTTGATGCCGAAGTGCAGATCAATGCCAGCGATATTCAACCCACCATCACTTATGGCACGCACCCGGGCATGGCATTTGCCGTGAACTCGGTAATCCCGCAGAGTGAGGATGCGTCTGATAAGAGCTCGCTGGAGTACATGCGTTTTGCCCAGGGCGAACAGGTACTGGGGAAACCTATTGACCTGGTATTTATTGGCAGTTGTACCAATTCACGCATCCGGGATCTGCGTGTGGCAGCAAAAATTATGTCCCAAAAGAAAGTTAAAGTTCGCACCTTGGTCGTCGCGGGTTCGGAATTAATTAAGCAACAAGCCGAGGCCGAAGGCTTGCACGAAATTTTTCTTCAGGCGGGTGCCGAGTGGCGGGAGCCTGGCTGTTCCATGTGTCTGGGCATGAACGGAGACATTGGCAAACCCGGCGACCTGGTGGTGAGCACCAGTAATCGTAATTTCATCGGACGCCAGGGCAAAGACGTGCGCACCATTCTTGCGAGTCCGATGGTTGCGGCCACATCCGCTATTCAGGGAAAAATTGCTGACCCCAGAGAGCAGGAGTGTGCGGCATGA
- the leuD gene encoding 3-isopropylmalate dehydratase small subunit, protein MSQNSQSNMLVSKTFNLLTDNIDTDQIIPAKFLTTTSRKGLGAGAFYNWRYDESGNELSEHAFTQFDPQETAILVGGNNFGCGSSREHAPWALLDLGFKVVMSTQFADIFRNNCIKNGLLPIVIDAKTYQFLSDNPVTEVTINISALSYDINGFGSFTFELDEFSQYCLSHNYDQLDYLLSQQEKIDAYEKALHE, encoded by the coding sequence ATGAGTCAGAACAGTCAAAGCAATATGCTTGTTTCGAAAACATTCAACCTGTTAACCGACAATATCGATACCGACCAGATCATCCCGGCCAAGTTTCTCACCACCACCAGCCGTAAAGGCCTGGGTGCCGGGGCCTTTTATAACTGGCGTTATGACGAATCTGGTAATGAATTATCCGAACATGCGTTTACTCAATTTGACCCACAGGAAACCGCTATCCTGGTGGGTGGTAATAACTTCGGGTGTGGTTCATCGCGCGAACACGCACCCTGGGCTTTACTGGACCTGGGATTCAAAGTGGTGATGTCGACCCAGTTTGCCGACATCTTTCGAAACAACTGCATTAAAAACGGTTTACTGCCCATCGTCATCGATGCTAAAACTTATCAGTTTTTAAGTGACAATCCGGTTACCGAAGTCACAATTAATATTTCAGCGTTGAGCTATGACATCAATGGCTTTGGCAGTTTTACTTTCGAACTGGATGAGTTCTCGCAATATTGTTTATCGCACAACTACGATCAACTCGATTATCTTTTGTCACAACAAGAAAAAATAGATGCTTACGAAAAAGCATTGCATGAATAA
- the leuB gene encoding 3-isopropylmalate dehydrogenase encodes MSRIKKIVGLPGDGIGPEVYNEAKRVLLQLKEIYQLDIDLQEYPVGGAAIDSHSDPLPQSTIDACAQADAILLGAIGGPKWDQLKGADRPEAGLLKLRKTFNLFANLRPVSLQKSLASLSPLKTEKLQGVDMLIVRELTGGLYFGNKFREGDTATDTCVYSVPEIERITRLAFKLAQGRRNKVTSVDKANVMETSRLWRETVIRIAAEEFPEVELEHILVDAAAMHLIAKPAHFDVLLTENLFGDILSDEASMLCGSLGVLPSASFSGQDATQSVALYEPIHGSAPDIAGQDIANPAAMLLSLAMLLRHSLGHEKAATDLEKAVFTSWDAGILTADLTNNAPVSTQEFTDSVINALTNKRTYSENLHRLG; translated from the coding sequence ATGTCCAGAATAAAAAAGATCGTTGGCCTACCAGGCGACGGCATTGGCCCGGAAGTCTATAACGAAGCCAAACGCGTGCTATTACAGCTTAAAGAAATTTATCAACTCGATATAGATCTACAAGAATATCCCGTTGGGGGAGCCGCAATTGATAGTCACTCGGATCCTTTGCCACAAAGCACTATCGACGCCTGTGCACAAGCCGATGCTATTTTGCTGGGGGCTATCGGTGGGCCAAAATGGGATCAACTCAAGGGAGCCGACCGACCTGAAGCTGGCTTATTGAAATTACGTAAAACTTTTAATTTGTTTGCCAACCTGCGACCTGTGAGTTTGCAAAAATCATTGGCAAGCTTATCTCCCCTGAAAACAGAAAAACTCCAGGGTGTCGATATGTTGATCGTGCGTGAGTTAACCGGGGGCTTGTATTTCGGTAATAAATTTCGCGAAGGTGATACCGCTACGGATACCTGTGTTTATTCGGTTCCCGAGATCGAGCGCATCACACGCCTGGCGTTTAAACTGGCTCAAGGCCGACGCAACAAAGTGACTTCGGTGGATAAAGCCAATGTGATGGAAACTTCTCGCCTGTGGAGAGAAACTGTCATTCGAATTGCGGCCGAGGAATTTCCCGAGGTTGAATTGGAACATATCCTGGTGGATGCCGCGGCCATGCATTTGATCGCAAAACCCGCTCACTTTGATGTGCTTCTGACGGAAAATCTGTTTGGAGATATTTTGTCGGATGAAGCATCCATGTTGTGTGGCTCATTAGGCGTTTTACCATCGGCATCATTTTCCGGGCAAGACGCCACACAGTCCGTAGCCTTGTACGAACCCATTCACGGTTCAGCGCCGGATATTGCCGGGCAGGATATTGCCAACCCGGCTGCCATGTTATTAAGTTTGGCTATGCTGTTACGCCATTCTCTTGGGCATGAGAAAGCGGCGACTGACCTGGAAAAAGCGGTGTTTACAAGCTGGGATGCTGGCATCCTGACGGCTGATCTGACCAACAATGCACCGGTTAGCACACAAGAGTTCACCGACTCAGTCATAAACGCATTAACTAACAAGCGTACCTATTCAGAAAACCTGCATAGACTTGGTTGA
- the ilvA gene encoding threonine ammonia-lyase, biosynthetic → MGSTPTSHLTSASPKINSVQQEYLDKIQALDLSDLVVHTGLTHLPHLSERLACDIRLKREDQQSVFSFKIRGAYAKLQSLTDSERKKGVICASAGNHAQGVAVAAKHLGISAVVVMPIITPDIKVEAVRAKGADVVLYGENFDQACEHAYDLAEQQQRVFVHPYDDEVVIQGQATIGLEILQQLPHTDYVYVPIGGGGMAAGIALAIKALKPECKVIGVEAAESASMHAAFAAGKPVALGSVGRFAEGVAVKQVGELTYQLCKQFVDDIIQVSNDEICAATQDTFEDARVIPEPAGAIALAGIKKHLPTLDTKPQFVVGILCGANVNFNRLRYIAERADLGEQKEAILAVTIPERPGSFLQFCEVIGERSITEFNYRYNDESEAHVFVGVALKQGAVEKMQLINALEKAGYAPVDLSADETAKSHVRYMVGGRAKQALHEKLYRFSFPEQPGALLGFLKKMASNWNISLFHYRNHGSDYGRVLLGIQVPDNDALAFTRFLNATGFSYVNESENPAYKLFL, encoded by the coding sequence ATGGGCAGTACTCCAACATCGCATCTTACTTCGGCCTCACCGAAGATTAACTCTGTACAACAGGAATATCTGGACAAGATCCAGGCTCTTGATCTGAGTGATCTGGTGGTGCATACCGGACTGACGCATTTACCGCATTTGTCCGAACGACTTGCTTGTGATATTCGTTTGAAGCGTGAGGATCAGCAAAGCGTTTTTTCATTCAAGATCCGTGGCGCCTACGCCAAATTGCAAAGTCTTACTGATAGCGAGCGTAAAAAAGGGGTGATCTGTGCCTCTGCCGGCAATCACGCCCAGGGAGTCGCGGTGGCGGCCAAACATTTGGGTATCAGTGCCGTGGTGGTCATGCCGATCATCACACCGGACATCAAAGTTGAAGCGGTGCGCGCCAAAGGGGCTGACGTAGTCTTATATGGCGAAAATTTTGATCAAGCCTGCGAACATGCCTACGACTTGGCAGAACAACAGCAGCGCGTTTTTGTACACCCTTACGACGACGAGGTTGTGATTCAGGGACAGGCCACCATTGGACTGGAAATCCTGCAACAATTACCCCATACCGATTATGTGTATGTGCCGATTGGTGGTGGCGGTATGGCGGCTGGAATAGCGCTTGCGATCAAAGCGCTCAAACCCGAGTGTAAAGTAATCGGCGTGGAGGCGGCGGAAAGTGCGTCCATGCATGCAGCATTTGCTGCGGGTAAGCCGGTTGCTCTGGGATCTGTCGGGCGCTTTGCCGAGGGCGTGGCCGTTAAACAAGTCGGTGAGCTTACATATCAGCTGTGTAAACAATTTGTGGATGACATCATCCAGGTTAGTAACGACGAGATCTGTGCGGCAACCCAGGACACTTTTGAGGATGCGCGTGTGATTCCAGAACCGGCCGGAGCGATCGCATTGGCCGGAATTAAAAAACATTTACCCACATTAGATACAAAACCTCAATTTGTGGTTGGTATTTTGTGCGGTGCCAATGTAAATTTTAATCGATTGCGATATATTGCCGAGCGCGCTGACCTTGGAGAGCAAAAAGAAGCCATACTCGCTGTCACCATTCCGGAACGACCTGGCAGTTTTTTGCAATTTTGTGAAGTGATCGGTGAACGCTCTATTACCGAGTTTAATTATCGTTACAACGATGAGAGCGAAGCGCATGTGTTTGTCGGGGTGGCATTGAAACAGGGTGCTGTGGAAAAAATGCAATTGATCAATGCCCTGGAAAAGGCCGGTTATGCGCCCGTCGACTTGTCTGCGGACGAGACCGCCAAGTCACACGTGCGTTACATGGTGGGTGGGCGAGCCAAACAAGCCTTGCATGAAAAACTCTACCGCTTTTCTTTTCCGGAACAGCCCGGCGCTTTATTGGGGTTTTTGAAAAAAATGGCCAGCAACTGGAACATCTCACTATTCCATTACCGCAATCACGGCAGCGATTATGGTCGGGTTTTACTGGGAATCCAGGTGCCGGACAATGACGCGCTCGCCTTTACCCGCTTTTTGAACGCGACCGGCTTTAGTTATGTGAACGAATCAGAAAATCCGGCGTATAAATTATTTTTATAA